The DNA region TGGTCTGGGTGAGGATTTTTCACACCAGCCTGATTTCTCACCTTTCCCCTCTAAGAACATGACTTTGGAGTTAGACCTGGGTTTGATTCAGGGTCAGCTCTTTGTCAGTGGCATGTCCTTTGGGAAAGTTGATGGATTTCTCTGAGATTTAGTTCTACTCATGTGGAAAATGAGGGCAAGAACAGCACCCATCCTGAGAGCCGTGACTTGAGGGCTCCTGGCACTTACTGAGGGCCCAGGAAATTGGAGCCACAGGGACGAAGACGATGTGGGTGATTCAGCAGCAGCctggccctcccccacccctagaAGGTTCCACACGGCACTCATGGACAGGAGACCTGGCCCCAGTCCCTCCCAGCTGGTCCACAGGGCCTTTCCAAACCATTTCAGCATTCAGATTTCTCTTCCTCAGTACGTCAGCTACGAAGGCTTGTATCGTTAATGATGGAAAAGAGGCAGTGTAGGTTAGGGGCTAGAACTAAGAGTGAGGCAGTGTTCTGGGTTCGAATCCCTCTTCAACTGTGCGGTCTGGGGCCGGTCTCTTCTCTCTCAGCCTTAGTTTCGTCTTCGACAAAAACGAGCTCTTCATCCCtaccccattccccacccccgccaagcTCTTGTGGAGATGAAATAGAATAATGTTTAGCAAGCACATCCATGGTAAGATATTATAGTATTATAATAATAGATAACACATCTAGGATGAAAATGTAAGTCAGATGTAAGACAGATCccatccctcctctgccccaaaTCCTCCAtggctcccatctcactcagaacAAAAGCCAAGTCCTTGCATGGCCCGCAAGACCTTAAGCTGTctggtgcccccctcccccaatgacccctgcttccttctctgatCCCACGTCCTACTTCTCTCCCCATTTTTCACGCCactctagccacactggcctccttgctattcCTTGAACATGCCAGGCAagtcccacctcagggcctttgcatttgctgttccttctgccagcTATGCCCTTCCCCCAGATCcactggctccctccctcctttcctttgctttatgtctttgctcagatgtcactTTCTCAGGGAGGCGTTCGCTAACTTAGTTAAAGGTGCCCCATCCCCACACTCCCTGTGCCCTTTCCTGGCCTTACTCCTCTCCTTAGCTCTCATACTATCTATGTATGTACTATCTATCAACATACTATCTATGTTTTACTTGGTCATCATGTGTATTGTATCTCTGACTAGGATGCAAGTTCATGAGGGCAAGGACTTTCCGCTGTTTATTCCCACGgtatcagtgcctggcacatagtaggtactcaacagtTATGTGTGGAAGGGATGAATATAACACTGACCATATCCCAGGCCCTgctttaaagggtttttttttttttggccacactgtgcgtcttgtgggctcttagttccctgaccagggattgaacccaggccagctgcagtggaagcatggagccctaaccactagaccaccagggaattcccaaaaggctTTAGAAATATTACCTCGTTTAATCCAAATGACAGCCCTGTGAGGCAGGTGCTATTAATAccacccccattttgcagatgggcaaactgaggcacagagaggggaagtgacttgccatGGCCTCACTGTGGGTAAGTGacggagctgggatttgaacccagctccagagccctctcctgtctctctgtTCCCCTGGGGCCACTTTGGGAACTGACGAGTTGGATGGGCACATCAGGGGTCAATGTCATCCTCTCCAAATGAGCTTTAAGCTCCTTGGGATGAGGCAGTTGGTTTGACTTCAGTCTTGCTGCAGAGTGAGCTCTGCGCCTTGTGGGGGCTGAGtggatgggaaggagggaaggcaggtACCTTAGCTTCCAGATTATGGTGAAGACCGTGCTTCCAACCAGTACCACAGGTGCGGCCACAATGAGGGCAAAGGCAGAGTTTCCGGACAGGGAGAGGGTAGGGTTCGGCTTGATGGGCACAGGGTCTGTGGGATCCACGATGTCTTCTGGGAACCAAGAAGGGGAGAGACTGGAGGAGAcaccctccctccacaccccccactcccaccattccacctcctccccatcctccggGTCTCCACCCCAGCCTCATCCCCGCTCTCCTGTCCCAGTCGCTCCCCGACCCATCTTCCCACCACACAGAAGCCAGAGGGGTCTTTTTAAAGGTCACACTTGACCCTGTTCCTCCCCTGCTCAGAACCTTGCCGTGGCTACCCAGGACTTCACCTTGGCCTTCGAGGCCCTGCCACCTGGCcagtctcttctctctccaccctctaCCTTTATAACCAAGCCCTGTTGGAGTCTACTTAATTTTCTAAGCTCACTCCCATCTGTCTCCTACTTCCAGGCCTTTGTCTGTGCCCCTGGAATGCCATTTATGCCATTTTCTCTCCCTTGGCCTGGACAATTCCTATGTATCCTAGTACCAGCTCAGATgtcccctcttccaggaagcccgcCCTGATCCCCTTGCTGGGTCAGGCACCTCCTTGGGTCTCACAGCCCTCTgagctcccccaccccagccctgcccactctgGTCATTACTGTTTGTGGAAAGGTCTGTCCCTTACTGGAATGGGAGTCCTgtgagggcagggccaggactgTCTCTGTCACCAGATGCCCTCAGCACTGCCCAGCATGGACCAgtcacataataggtgctcaataaacatttcctgAACAGTTGATGAGTGAGGAAAGGGGGTCTTGAAAGTATTGTCATTCTCAATGAATGTGTCAGGGTCAACAGGTGCTCcaagatttacattttttaccttttttttctcccaggaaaTCACCTCAAAACCAAATCCTGAAGCTCCCACTGAAccctggctggggagagaggcagatCTCAGGAACGTAGCCAAGCCAGGCTTTCCATTATCCCTGCCCTTTCCATGCCCTGGACCTTTGCTCATGTGATCCCCGCTGCCTACATGCCTCCCTGCTTCTCCACTGGCAGCTTCTCTGTATCTTTCCAGCTCACGCCATGAacagaaatactaaaaataatatgCATGATAACCGCTGCTATTTTTAAAGCATCTGCTAACTGGTGTCGGCTAGCCTCACACACATACCATTTCAGTTCCTTATAGCAATCTTGCAGAGGTCTACACGATCACTCTGATTatacacaggaggaaactgaggctcagagaagggacgTCACTTGCCCTAAGTCACCCAGCCAAGAAGGCACAGGGACAGGAATTGAGCCCCATTTTGACGGGCTCCCAAACCACTTTTCTTATCCCAGTAACTGGCTGTTCTTTTTACTGCCGCCTGAGCCTTCGTACATACTATTGCATACAGTAACAGgcacaaaattaataataatatggaTAATACTAATCATAACAGTGATACTAGttcatgtttattgagcactcactagTGTTCCGTAGTGCTAGGCACTCTTATTTTAAGCTGTTCACCTGCTTATCTCATCGAATGCTCACAGCTACACTTTGGGGTGGGCACAATTATTTccccaattttatagatgaggaaactgagggacagagaaGTCAAGGCActggtccaaagtcacacagccaggaagtggtggaGCCAAAATTCAAATTCCAAAGCCCGTGCTTGGAACCACTCATTATATTATCACCTTAATTTTTTCTCCGGCATATGCTGAGACTCAGAGGTGAAGAGGCTTCCCAAATTCACACAGCCAGCAAATGGTTGGAGCCAGGACCCAGGCAGCTGGCTCCAGATCCTGCCCTGAGCTTTCATTAGAGTTTATGTCTTTGGCCTGCAgcctctcatctgtaaaatgggctaataaTCCCCACTCTGCCAGGAGGATGAAAGAATGAGATACCGTCTTGGCTATAAAGGGTATCAGAGGGGACTGAGCATAGAATGTAGCTCAGTGGAATCAGGAAAGCTGGCCACTGACCAGCAAGGGTACAGGGTCCAGGGTGACGGTGGGGTACTCACGTGGCAGCATGATAGTCACAGGCTGGGAGAAATACATTCCCTGGCTATTCTCGGCCAAGCATACATAGATGCCCAGATCCTCCAAGGACAACCTCTGGATAATCAGCCTCTCCCCGATCCCGCGAGGATGCCCGTTGAAGGTCCATCGTAGCGCAGGTTCAGGTTCGATGGAAGCCACCCACTGCAGGATCGCTGAGTAGTTGAGTTCACTCCGGAGGATACCTTGTGTGTTTTCTGGGAATGTCAGCAGCCAGCACCCCATCAGAGTTGGCTGTGCAAACAGGGAGCAAGGTCACATGGGTGGAGACCACTCAGAGAGGCTGAGCACTTCTTCTGTTCACCACAgaggcattcattcattaattcatccactcattcattcaccaacGAATGTGTTTGGAGTGCCTGGTCTGTGCCCAGACGCTGGATGTAGCAGAGCTGTTGGTGCCCTCACCCTCAGCCCTTCCAACTGCCAACACTGCATCTGTTGCTTCAGGGCTTTTGCTGGCTGCCAGAGCCTGCTCTGACCATGGAGGCAACAGGCCAGAGTGCTGGAGGGTGGGCACACTGGGGGGGGGGCAGCCTTCCACAGTGACTGACGCGGGCTGGtatataaataccccagctcccctgccctcAGCTGGGCCAGGATAAAAGCCAAGGAGCTAGGAGGAGCAGTTGGATTCTGGATCATTTTGCAGGCAGAGCCCATAGGACTTGccgatggattggatgtgggtgggagagagaggggggtCAAGGGGACCTCCAAGGCGTGGGGCCTCAGCTACTGGCTGCTGGCAGGGCTCCTTACAGAGAACATATATAATCCTCACCATAGTTCTCTTTtcgtgttgtttttttttcttttttattcaggtGAAAGACTCTGAGGTCTGGGGGTGCTTAGGGCCAGGCCTCATGGTCAGAGAGAGAGGCATAGCTGGGATTTGAATGTGATGTCGTGGTGAGTGCTGGGGACCACCACACGGAGCTGATTTCCAATTTCCGTGCAacatgaaaagtgaaaaaaacttcAGTCCAACCAGAGAGCTcacagaaggcttcctggaggaggtggtgccTGAGCTAAGCCTTGCGGGAGGAGAAAGAGCCCACCAGGTGTGGAAACAAGAATCAATGTAACAGCCACCTAGACTGGGCTCTTACTATGAGCCAAGCACCATTCTAAACACATGTTAACTACAGCTTGTTATCTTACTGGCTTGTTATATTGCGAATGAGACCCATGCTTGGGTGAAATCGTTTAGTAGGGTGTAACCagcatttaaaacatgaaatgaaatataatagaaaatatcagaatgcaTTACTCATAgcaataattgttattttatgaCACTTGTCTTTCAGTGACTGGTGGTGTGTGGATATACGGACATACTGGGTCATGATATGAAATGCAATTCTTACTGTGGGTCATGATTTTAAAACCTCAGAAGCCACTggatttactcatttaatcctcacaacaaccctatgaggtaggtctTATTGTTATCCCCCTTTTAATGGGAAAACGAAAGCTCAAAGAGGTCAAGTCCCCCGAAAAACTCATAGCGAGCAtttgcttactctgtgccaggcactgttctaggcgcTTGGCGTGGATTAACTCATTTGCCCCTCACAGCACTCCTACGAGGGAGGGTCTACAGTGACTCCATTTACAGAGGAGGACGCTGAAACACACAAATGGGAAGTCACTTTGCAGAGGCACATGGCTAGTAAGTGAAGGAGCAGGGATTTGAATGCAGGCGGTTCTGGTTTCAGAGCCTGCACAAGCTCCAGGCAGAGAACGGCACAGGCAAAGGTGTGGAGGTGGGCTTTTCGAAGAAGAACTGGCCTTCACATCACAGATATGTAGACTGATGGACCTCAGCAGCCCTTACATGTCCTGGTGGAGGTAAAAAAAACCCCGGTGCAGAAGTGGAGTTCCTAGCCGCCTCTCTCCACCTTTGCTTGTACCTTAGAGATGTTGCAGGGCTAGAGAGGCAGCGTGGAAGGAGATAAGCTCCAGGATCACAGAGAGTGGTGCGAATCCTAGCTTGGCCCTTTGCTTCTATGTGACCACAGGCTGTTGACgtcacctctccaagcctcagtctccccacttGTGCAAGGGGCGTGGTGCTTAGAGCATCTTGTTTCTCAGGCTGTTGTGAAATCCCCCAGTGTTTGGTCCATAGTGAGGGCTCAGTAACTTGGAGCCACTCACTCTTGCTTCCCGTGTTTACGCTGGCTGGTCTCTCTGCAGGAGCGCTTGCCCCAACTCTTCACCTGGCACACCCCTGCTCAGGCTTCAGGTCCCAGCTCAGATATCCCCGCCTCTGGGATCTCCCTCCATCTTTTCTGCCCTTCTTCCTTTAGTCACAGAATCCTACATTTTTATCTAGGTATATGGTTGCCCAGGATAAAGACTACATTTTCAGCTTCTCTTATAGCTAAGTATGACCATGTGACTAGTTCCCAGCCAATGGGATGTGAGCAACCTCTGTGTTGGGCCGTAAAAGGCAGGCATCCTCACTCCCCTTCGCCTCTCCTGTTATATTGGTtggaatgcagatgtgatggGAGCTGTCTTGGGTCCCACAGGCAGGACAGAACCTCGTGAGGACAGAACAattagaaggagcctgggtcctgcCACCCTGAAGCCACCACATCATCCCTACACCGTTCCTGCCAGACTACtatgtgagagagaaatttcTATCTTATTTAAGACACTGttattttgggtcttttttttttttaaaggtgagcttttttaaaaatttaaattaattaattaatttatttttggctgtgttgggtcttcgtttctgtgcgagggctttctctagttgcggcgagcgggggccactcttcatcgcggtgcgccggcctctcactgtcgtggcctctcttgttgcggagcacaggctccagacgcgcaggctcagtagttgtggctcacgggcctagttgctccgcggcatgtgggatcttcccagaccagggctcgaacccgtgtcccctgcatcggcaggcggattctcaaccactgcaccaccagggaagccctattttggGTCTTTATTAGCACACCAGAATCTGAATCTTAACTATTGTAgtctctgttatggactgaattgtgttcctcccctccccgcacccccactccaaattcatatgttgaagtgctaacgcccagtacctcagaatgtgactgtatttggtgATAGGGCCTTTAATGGGGCAGTGAGGGTGGGCCCTAATACAATCTGACTgacgtccttataagaagagagactAGGACACACAGGGAGACACCAGGGGtgtcatgtgaggacatagtgagaaggcagccatctagaagccaaggagagaggcctcagaagaaaccacacccgcccacaccttgatcttggacttccagcctccagaactgtgagaaataaatttctggttttttaataaatttatttagttatttttatttttggctgcgttgggtctttgttgctgcgcacgggctttctctagttgcggcgagcaggggctactcttcgttgcggtgcacgggcttctcattgcgtggcttctcttgttgcagagcacgggctctaggcgcgcgggcttcagtggttgtggcactcgggctcagtgtagttgtggcccacgggcttagttgctccgcggcatgtgggatcttcccagaccagggctcgaacctgtgtcccctgcattggcaggcagattcttaaccactgcgccaccagggaagcccctaaatttctgttttttaagcctcCCAGCATGTGGTATTTTGGTGTGGCAGCCCTAGTAGATTAATACGTCTCTAAACTACCTTCTAAGGACGATGGGTCTGGTTAACCTAAGGGCTTGGTTTTTCTGGTTCAGGTGTGAAAGTGCAAGTCCAGAGCTGAATAGCTCATAAAAACAGAGGTGAGTTCTGAAGGCTACCACCAGAGACCCTTGTCCTTCCCCAAGTgataatgaacaaatatttaatgaatatctgTTGGAAAGTGTGatagatgacaaaaaaatagCCAGGAGACTTTGCAACTTTTCTCACCAAGAGGCGGAGCCTATTTCCCTCCCGTTGGAGCAAAGCCGGTCATGTGACTCGCTTTGGCCAATAAAACATGGCAGAAGCGATGGCTTGCGCGTTCTGAGCCTGGGCCTCGGGAAGCTTCTGCTCTTGTTTCTCATCCTTTGCTGAGCGAACAAGCCCAGGCTCTCTctcctgctggaggatgagaagcCTCGTGGCCCAATTACCCCCACTGCCCCAGCTGCCAGCCAGGCCACTGCCAGACATGGGAAGGAGGCCATCCTGGACCAGTGCCTAGGCACTCCCTCCCCAGCTGGCTGCAGAAACATGAGTGAGCCCGACTAAAATTAGCTGAGACCAAAAGAAGTGTTCAGCAGAATCCTGAGCTAAAAATACGGTTGCTATTTTAAGTTCTGCGGTGGTTTGCTAGGGAGGACGGGTCCCGATGGGCCCTGCTGACTGAGAACCGGATCCCTCCCGCCACGGGGCCCCGCTCACCGTTGACCTGTATCTGCTCCGTCGCACTCCTGCGTCCCCTGCTGGTTTCCAGCACCACGGTGTAGCTGCCTGCATCTTGAGTTGTCACATTTCTGATGACCAggctgtttcttatttttttctacattgaatttcttattatttccttgGGAGATAGTCCTAGTCGTGGAAAGATACTTTTctcttattaaaattaattaaaatgaaaattagttaatacataaatattaactgGGTATTAACCTTGGGTATCCAGCGTCTCCCGGCCAGTGTGGCCGGGCCCTGGGAGGCCCTCAGGGGAGGAGCTCATGGCTTCTGCCTGGGCCTCGTGCCCTCGGAACCAAGAAGTGGAGAGAACCCCATCGAGGCTTCTGGGGACTGGCAGGTGGGCATCGGCTCCTTCTGTCAAGGGGTccagagaggcagaggagggcaaCTCCGAGGAGGCAGAGCAGGTGAAGAATGCGAGCAGGCTGCCTTGgagcgggtgggagggagaagagagagcaggGGAGCAATGGGATCAAAGGCAGGATGCTGGCCCCGCAAGTAACCCTTCCTGTGCTGGTGAGAATGAGTGCCGTCGAGAGCTGATGATGGCAacggtgataataataataaagaaataaaaaggaacattccTTAAGAACCTCCTACAAGCCAGACACTGTCTAAAGTGTTGAACAGATATTATCTTACTTATTCCTACATCAGCCCCACAAGGCACTTATTATGCTGGGTGCCACGCAGATTCGCCCTCCATCttgctctgctctgctccccaAAAGGCTGACTTCTCTGAGCTGCATCCCTGGGGATCCCTCGCCTTTTGTTTCTGGTTGGCTTCTGCCAATGGGAGCATTGGTGGAAgacaggaggggagaagggagtgaCCTTGAGGTAACTGGtcccacagctccctccctgctgcaTCAGCATTGGTTCAATAGGTCCCTCTATTAGAGATCCTATTGGGTGACCCTCTCCATATACCACTCTTTTGGGGTTTTGGGGTCTGCTCTTCCTTTTACAGCTTCTAGCCCAGGGGAGGTTACAGCTTCCTGCTGTTGCTAGCCCCTGGGTGCTTCAAAATCCCATGTCAGTTTACCTATACCCTGCCTAGTCCCCCTATTAAACTCTCCTCATTACTCCTTTTGAG from Balaenoptera musculus isolate JJ_BM4_2016_0621 chromosome 19, mBalMus1.pri.v3, whole genome shotgun sequence includes:
- the IGSF23 gene encoding immunoglobulin superfamily member 23 isoform X3 — translated: MQAATPWCWKPAGDAGVRRSRYRSTPTLMGCWLLTFPENTQGILRSELNYSAILQWVASIEPEPALRWTFNGHPRGIGERLIIQRLSLEDLGIYVCLAENSQGMYFSQPVTIMLPRNSAFALIVAAPVVLVGSTVFTIIWKLRCG
- the IGSF23 gene encoding immunoglobulin superfamily member 23 isoform X4, with translation MGCWLLTFPENTQGILRSELNYSAILQWVASIEPEPALRWTFNGHPRGIGERLIIQRLSLEDLGIYVCLAENSQGMYFSQPVTIMLPQDIVDPTDPVPIKPNPTLSLSGNSAFALIVAAPVVLVGSTVFTIIWKLRCG
- the IGSF23 gene encoding immunoglobulin superfamily member 23 isoform X1, with the translated sequence MQAATPWCWKPAGDAGVRRSRYRSTPTLMGCWLLTFPENTQGILRSELNYSAILQWVASIEPEPALRWTFNGHPRGIGERLIIQRLSLEDLGIYVCLAENSQGMYFSQPVTIMLPQDIVDPTDPVPIKPNPTLSLSGNSAFALIVAAPVVLVGSTVFTIIWKLRCG
- the IGSF23 gene encoding immunoglobulin superfamily member 23 isoform X2: MQAATPWCWKPAGDAGVRRSRYRSTPTLMGCWLLTFPENTQGILRSELNYSAILQWVASIEPEPALRWTFNGHPRGIGERLIIQRLSLEDLGIYVCLAENSQGMYFSQPVTIMLPHPVPIKPNPTLSLSGNSAFALIVAAPVVLVGSTVFTIIWKLRCG